A window of Aquitalea denitrificans contains these coding sequences:
- a CDS encoding LuxR C-terminal-related transcriptional regulator, with protein sequence MSNKDIADRLFISNKTVSTYKVNIFEKLGISNVVDLTDFARTNKLV encoded by the coding sequence CTGTCCAACAAGGACATTGCCGACCGGCTGTTCATCAGCAACAAGACCGTCAGCACCTACAAGGTGAACATCTTCGAGAAACTGGGCATTTCAAATGTGGTGGACCTGACTGACTTTGCCCGTACCAACAAACTGGTTTGA
- a CDS encoding response regulator transcription factor: MKSAIIVDDHPAICLAVRSVLEKSGRYAIIGETDNSQSVIELVREHKVDLIIIDLNIPRISGLELIKRIKGQHPGIKLLVLSAQDEMVYASRSMQAGADGFVSKSKDLNAILSASDAIMAGYSFFPRDVVSGAKLNIENQMDSRIEKLSDRELAVLQHLAQGLSNKACPTRTLPTGCSSATRPSAPTR, from the coding sequence ATGAAAAGCGCCATCATTGTCGATGACCACCCAGCCATCTGTCTGGCGGTCCGCTCTGTACTGGAAAAGTCGGGGCGATACGCAATCATCGGCGAAACCGACAATAGCCAGTCCGTCATCGAGCTGGTCCGGGAACACAAGGTCGACCTGATCATCATCGACCTCAATATCCCGCGCATCAGTGGTCTGGAGCTGATCAAACGCATCAAGGGGCAGCATCCGGGCATCAAGCTGCTGGTTCTCTCGGCCCAGGACGAAATGGTGTATGCCTCGCGCTCCATGCAAGCAGGAGCAGATGGCTTTGTCAGCAAGAGCAAGGATCTGAATGCCATCCTGTCAGCATCGGATGCCATCATGGCCGGCTACAGCTTCTTCCCACGCGATGTGGTATCCGGTGCCAAGCTCAATATCGAAAACCAGATGGACAGCCGTATCGAAAAACTGTCTGACCGCGAGCTGGCCGTGCTACAGCATCTGGCACAAGGCCTGTCCAACAAGGCCTGTCCAACAAGGACATTGCCGACCGGCTGTTCATCAGCAACAAGACCGTCAGCACCTACAAGGTGA
- a CDS encoding EAL domain-containing protein, translating to MTGPLLQSDIFPLRILIVEDHAIQRMALHALLQQAGANLIDEAEDGYQALSQLESHRYDLMICDLDMPRLDGIQLLRHMRRLEHVPQLVFCSAQAGDILHSVSRFGGHQELPVLGSLEKPVSADQLESLLQECINQIAGKSETAAARHYAFSRQELRDAMHAGQILPWYQPKIDPQTMETVSVEALARWQHPVHGLIAPALFLPRIDEVDLGEELLCTMLEHSVRDCCEWDTQFPALKLGVAVNINVREFDRPDIPDKLNAILKSAHLSPARITLELTETQPLDNLSCSLENAIRLRVMGFNLALDDFGAGYSGFHHLREIPANSVKIDRTLVHQAAGDPAAEKLLGFAVRMLQSQHVSVVVEGVSRRQDFDLVKQLHVDLVQGFLLAKPMARGRLPGFIRNPLSLPQALS from the coding sequence ATGACTGGTCCATTATTACAAAGCGATATTTTTCCATTACGGATATTGATTGTCGAAGATCACGCAATTCAGCGCATGGCATTGCATGCGCTGCTTCAACAAGCTGGGGCGAACCTGATTGACGAGGCTGAGGATGGCTATCAGGCGCTGTCACAGCTGGAGTCGCACCGCTATGACTTGATGATCTGCGATCTGGACATGCCCAGGCTGGATGGTATCCAGCTGTTGCGTCACATGCGCAGGCTGGAGCATGTTCCCCAGCTGGTTTTTTGCAGCGCACAAGCCGGGGATATCCTGCACAGTGTGTCCCGCTTTGGTGGTCATCAAGAGTTGCCCGTTCTGGGTAGCCTGGAAAAACCGGTATCGGCCGATCAGCTTGAATCCCTGCTGCAAGAATGCATCAATCAGATTGCCGGCAAGTCCGAGACTGCCGCTGCCAGGCACTATGCTTTCAGCCGCCAGGAGCTGCGAGATGCCATGCACGCAGGTCAGATCCTGCCCTGGTACCAGCCCAAGATCGATCCGCAGACGATGGAAACGGTTTCTGTAGAGGCGCTGGCGCGCTGGCAGCACCCGGTGCACGGTCTGATCGCCCCGGCGCTGTTTCTGCCCCGCATTGATGAAGTCGACCTGGGAGAAGAATTGCTTTGTACCATGCTGGAGCATTCGGTACGGGATTGCTGTGAGTGGGATACCCAGTTTCCCGCATTAAAACTGGGGGTGGCTGTCAATATCAACGTAAGAGAATTCGATAGGCCAGATATCCCGGATAAACTCAATGCAATACTCAAATCAGCTCATCTTTCTCCTGCCAGAATCACACTGGAATTAACGGAAACCCAGCCGCTGGATAATCTGAGCTGTTCTCTGGAAAATGCCATTCGTTTGCGGGTGATGGGGTTTAATCTGGCACTGGATGATTTTGGTGCTGGTTATTCCGGATTCCATCATTTGCGGGAAATACCGGCCAATTCAGTCAAGATAGACCGTACGCTGGTACATCAGGCTGCCGGAGACCCCGCGGCAGAGAAACTACTGGGTTTTGCCGTGCGCATGCTGCAAAGCCAGCATGTCTCCGTTGTAGTGGAAGGCGTCAGCCGACGCCAGGATTTTGATCTGGTCAAGCAATTGCATGTTGATCTGGTGCAGGGCTTTCTGCTGGCCAAGCCCATGGCACGGGGCCGCTTGCCAGGCTTTATCCGCAATCCGCTGTCCTTGCCGCAAGCCTTGTCCTAA
- a CDS encoding DMT family transporter: MKDTSILHLATTARQRKQDTGSRSMVLAGLLLGTLGIFVTEANQPPLLTVLMRCLFGGIALLGWGACSGKLSELRLRGRSLLAVLLASLLMVSNWGLFFATIPLTSIGLATVLFHLQPFWVMLYGSLLLGEKLSRQHLLAAITALVGLGLACGLAGLRSEALPEGFLSGVLMCIGGSLAYAGLPIVARSQPSISSFALAWWQCAVGVVLTAWWPLLNGWPTTTASWAWLAGLGSLHTGLAYALLYSGMSRVSTSRFAVLQFVYPVTAIVVDWLVYHHALDSWQLAGIGLMGLALWSLRRF, from the coding sequence ATGAAAGATACAAGCATCTTGCACCTGGCCACCACGGCCCGGCAGCGCAAACAGGATACCGGCAGCCGGAGCATGGTTCTGGCCGGGCTGCTATTGGGCACACTGGGCATCTTCGTGACCGAAGCCAATCAGCCACCGCTGCTGACAGTGTTGATGCGCTGCCTGTTTGGCGGTATTGCGCTGTTAGGCTGGGGAGCCTGCAGCGGCAAGCTGAGCGAGTTGCGCTTGCGTGGCAGATCGCTGCTGGCCGTCTTGCTGGCCAGCTTGTTGATGGTTAGCAACTGGGGGCTGTTTTTTGCCACCATCCCACTCACCTCCATCGGCTTGGCTACCGTGCTGTTTCACCTGCAGCCCTTCTGGGTCATGCTTTACGGCAGCCTGCTGCTGGGTGAAAAGCTGTCGCGCCAGCACCTGCTGGCCGCCATCACCGCACTGGTCGGCCTGGGACTGGCCTGCGGGCTGGCAGGACTGCGCAGCGAGGCGCTGCCAGAGGGTTTTCTGAGCGGCGTACTAATGTGCATTGGCGGATCGCTGGCCTACGCCGGATTGCCCATCGTTGCCAGAAGCCAGCCCAGCATCAGTTCATTTGCCCTTGCCTGGTGGCAATGTGCCGTGGGGGTGGTACTGACGGCCTGGTGGCCGTTGCTGAATGGCTGGCCGACTACCACAGCCAGTTGGGCCTGGCTGGCCGGGTTGGGCAGCCTGCATACCGGCCTTGCCTATGCTTTGCTTTACAGTGGCATGAGCCGGGTTTCCACCAGCCGCTTTGCCGTACTGCAGTTTGTCTATCCGGTAACAGCCATTGTGGTGGACTGGCTGGTCTATCATCATGCGCTGGATAGCTGGCAACTGGCCGGCATTGGCCTGATGGGACTGGCATTGTGGTCGCTGCGGCGTTTTTAG
- a CDS encoding LysR family transcriptional regulator has product MQDLQLDWLRAFVAVVDAGSLSAAAGQVHRSQSAVSMQLKKLEQAAGCVLLLRNPRELALTAAGAELLPHARRVLAAHSAALDTLHGAQVSGQLRLGVPEDYAVAYLGNVLREYVGRFPAVEINLVCEQSTALIRKVESGELDLAMVSRDEPDRGEYLFDETMVWVGDSQHAAWLRDPLPIALYELGSRARSAVLDAVEARQRAWRVVYSSPSVAGQLAAVHSGMAVAVLTACSLPPGIQVLGVEQGLPALPPLQVALIRSLHSQGARACDVMQQMIRQTLQSREPVS; this is encoded by the coding sequence ATGCAGGACTTGCAACTGGATTGGCTACGCGCTTTTGTTGCCGTGGTGGATGCCGGCTCGCTCAGTGCGGCAGCCGGTCAGGTACATCGCTCACAGTCGGCAGTCAGCATGCAGCTGAAAAAGCTGGAGCAGGCCGCTGGCTGCGTGCTGTTGCTGCGCAATCCGCGCGAGCTGGCACTGACTGCCGCCGGGGCCGAATTGCTGCCGCATGCGCGCCGGGTACTGGCCGCACATTCTGCCGCGCTGGATACCCTGCATGGTGCCCAGGTCAGTGGACAGTTGCGGCTGGGCGTGCCGGAGGATTATGCCGTTGCTTATCTGGGTAATGTGTTGCGCGAGTATGTGGGTCGCTTTCCTGCGGTGGAAATCAATCTGGTCTGCGAGCAATCGACGGCCCTGATCCGCAAGGTGGAAAGCGGCGAGCTTGATCTGGCAATGGTCAGCCGGGACGAGCCGGATCGGGGAGAGTACTTGTTTGACGAAACCATGGTCTGGGTGGGCGACAGTCAGCATGCAGCCTGGCTGCGCGACCCGCTGCCGATTGCCTTGTACGAACTGGGTAGCCGGGCGCGCAGCGCCGTGCTGGATGCGGTTGAGGCAAGGCAGCGTGCCTGGCGTGTGGTGTACAGCAGCCCCAGCGTGGCCGGACAGCTGGCGGCGGTACACAGCGGCATGGCGGTTGCCGTGCTGACCGCATGCAGCTTGCCGCCGGGTATCCAGGTGCTTGGGGTAGAGCAGGGGCTGCCCGCTTTGCCACCCTTGCAGGTGGCACTGATACGTAGCCTGCATTCTCAGGGAGCCCGTGCCTGTGATGTGATGCAGCAGATGATTCGGCAGACGCTGCAAAGTAGAGAGCCAGTGAGCTGA
- a CDS encoding MFS transporter: MAESSLSRERGLLWLLALTQFTIIMDFMVMMPLGPQIMRAFAISPAAFATAVSAYSWCSGLSGLFAATYIDRFDRRRLLLVIYGLFAASNLVCAMAGNFHMLLLARAFAGLSGGVLASIIMAIVSDIIPVSRRGAATGTIMTAFSLAAIAGVPAGIVLGAHLGWSSPFYLLTVLSLLIWLAAWVLVPSLRLHLQLAPPPLSQVLPGLWRLLSNPLHLRAFGLTFLMLVSHMMVIPFISPVLVANHGIAPQQIAWIYMAGGAATFFTSRRIGRLADRYGKHQLFRIMALFSMLPVLFVTHLPDLPFVAIVAFFPVFMVALSGRMIPMQALLTTVPQAQNRGAFLSVNSAIQSLGNGCGAWLGGLLLSSGSGGQIIGYGSNGWCAVALVSVALWWVSRVQGQPQLPLAATSS; this comes from the coding sequence ATGGCTGAATCAAGCCTCTCACGCGAGCGCGGCCTGCTGTGGCTGCTGGCGCTGACCCAGTTCACCATCATCATGGATTTCATGGTGATGATGCCGCTGGGGCCGCAAATCATGCGTGCCTTCGCCATCAGCCCGGCCGCGTTTGCCACGGCAGTGTCGGCCTATTCCTGGTGTTCCGGCTTGTCCGGCCTGTTTGCCGCCACCTATATCGACCGCTTTGACCGTCGCCGTCTGCTGCTGGTGATTTATGGCCTGTTTGCGGCTTCCAACCTGGTGTGTGCAATGGCCGGCAACTTTCACATGCTGTTGCTGGCGCGCGCCTTTGCCGGCCTGAGCGGCGGTGTGCTGGCCTCCATCATCATGGCGATTGTCAGCGACATCATCCCGGTATCCCGCCGTGGGGCTGCCACCGGCACCATCATGACGGCCTTTTCGCTGGCGGCCATTGCCGGGGTGCCAGCCGGCATCGTGCTGGGTGCGCATCTGGGCTGGTCATCGCCGTTTTATCTGCTGACCGTGCTGTCGCTGCTGATATGGCTGGCTGCATGGGTGCTGGTGCCTTCCTTGCGCCTGCATCTGCAGCTGGCACCGCCGCCTTTGAGTCAGGTTCTGCCCGGGTTGTGGCGTTTGCTGAGTAATCCGCTGCATCTGCGTGCATTCGGGCTCACCTTTCTCATGCTGGTGTCGCACATGATGGTGATCCCCTTCATTTCGCCGGTACTGGTGGCCAATCACGGTATTGCGCCGCAGCAGATCGCCTGGATCTACATGGCTGGCGGTGCCGCCACCTTCTTTACTTCGCGCCGTATCGGCAGGTTGGCCGACCGCTATGGCAAGCACCAGCTGTTCCGCATCATGGCATTGTTTTCCATGTTGCCTGTGCTGTTTGTCACTCATCTGCCGGATTTGCCCTTTGTCGCCATCGTGGCATTTTTCCCGGTATTCATGGTTGCGCTGTCCGGTCGGATGATTCCGATGCAAGCCCTGCTGACCACGGTGCCGCAAGCACAGAACCGCGGTGCGTTTCTCAGTGTCAACAGCGCGATTCAGTCGCTGGGCAATGGCTGCGGTGCCTGGTTGGGCGGCTTGCTGCTCAGCAGTGGCAGCGGCGGGCAGATCATCGGCTATGGCAGCAATGGCTGGTGTGCGGTTGCACTGGTAAGCGTGGCCTTGTGGTGGGTGAGCCGGGTGCAGGGGCAGCCGCAGCTTCCGCTGGCCGCCACGTCCTCCTGA
- a CDS encoding DUF1302 domain-containing protein: MHCQSLKAAEVSNGITTIKPELGEASTLELGAASLSLRGWLGMGTVIRAANPDPALTSGASMNSLNDGDLNYRSGDAVSTAIESYLQADLQYQGLGLRLAGKAWYDYTLAQQSVLHGNVPNHYQSGAALSDEGFVPLGRFGNVVLDDAYLYGTTRLAGYPLLLRAGRQTIPWGSPTASGMLSQVNAIDYAALSRASSVAAEAGIPDWALYGKLSLNDRLDLDGFYQFAYAPNVYPGCGTFYSTGDYVQPGCNQLTLNGALLSAIVHRNISTTDAQAVSNALDYVSRSADRLPSGGQYGAGVHYLLDGVGKFGFYAANIDSKIGYTGVQHNSAGVLTPVLANSGLAQATGISSQYYRSYPANLHLFVLNFATRLPDQTGAYAELGYIPDQPLAWNGADFLNGLLMGRGPLARLYSLPAGASADGYDRYQVMSLSLGATRPLGKLAGGDVKLSAELGLKHVFALPDPSVMRYGRAGWGMAASQAYPSCSGDAATCRLDGFITSNAWGVRLRLESRYATLWPDMTLTPALTLGQDVRGYSYDGQFSQGRFTTMLSLALNVRRDYQLDLSYLKTGGGDYNLLRDRSLVSLGLGMRL; the protein is encoded by the coding sequence ATGCATTGCCAGTCCTTGAAGGCTGCCGAAGTCAGCAATGGCATTACCACCATCAAGCCCGAGCTGGGCGAGGCAAGCACACTGGAGCTGGGGGCCGCCAGCCTGTCGCTACGCGGCTGGCTGGGGATGGGCACGGTGATCCGCGCTGCCAATCCGGACCCGGCGCTCACCAGCGGCGCATCGATGAACAGCCTGAACGACGGCGACCTCAACTATCGCAGCGGAGACGCAGTATCCACCGCCATCGAAAGCTATCTGCAGGCCGATCTGCAATACCAGGGCCTGGGGCTGCGGCTGGCTGGCAAGGCCTGGTATGACTACACCCTGGCGCAGCAATCGGTGCTGCATGGCAATGTGCCCAATCATTACCAGTCCGGTGCCGCACTGAGTGATGAGGGGTTCGTGCCGCTGGGCCGCTTTGGCAATGTGGTGCTGGATGATGCTTATCTGTACGGCACTACCCGGCTGGCCGGCTATCCACTGCTACTGCGCGCTGGCCGGCAGACCATTCCCTGGGGCAGCCCCACCGCCAGCGGCATGCTGTCGCAAGTCAACGCGATTGATTACGCCGCCTTGAGCCGTGCCAGTTCGGTAGCGGCCGAGGCCGGCATTCCGGACTGGGCGCTGTACGGCAAACTGAGTCTGAACGATAGGCTCGACCTGGATGGCTTTTACCAGTTTGCCTACGCGCCCAATGTCTACCCTGGCTGCGGCACTTTTTATTCCACCGGCGATTACGTACAGCCGGGCTGCAATCAGCTCACTCTGAATGGTGCCCTGCTATCCGCCATTGTCCACCGCAACATCAGCACCACCGATGCCCAGGCCGTGAGCAATGCACTGGATTACGTTAGCCGCAGTGCCGACCGGCTGCCATCAGGTGGGCAATACGGGGCAGGTGTGCATTACCTGCTGGATGGGGTGGGCAAATTCGGATTTTATGCCGCCAATATCGACAGCAAGATCGGCTACACCGGCGTGCAGCACAATAGTGCCGGTGTACTCACCCCCGTGCTGGCCAATAGCGGCCTGGCCCAGGCCACCGGGATTAGCAGCCAGTATTACCGTTCTTATCCTGCCAATCTGCATCTGTTCGTGCTGAATTTCGCCACCCGCCTGCCTGATCAGACTGGCGCCTATGCCGAGCTGGGCTATATCCCGGACCAGCCGCTGGCCTGGAACGGGGCTGACTTCCTCAACGGCTTGCTGATGGGGCGCGGCCCGCTGGCACGCCTGTACAGTCTGCCTGCCGGTGCCTCTGCCGATGGCTACGACCGTTACCAGGTGATGAGCCTGAGCCTGGGGGCCACCCGGCCGCTGGGCAAGCTGGCCGGGGGGGATGTCAAGCTATCTGCCGAGCTGGGCCTCAAGCATGTCTTTGCCTTGCCCGACCCCTCGGTGATGCGCTACGGCCGCGCAGGCTGGGGCATGGCGGCAAGCCAGGCCTATCCCAGCTGCAGTGGCGATGCAGCCACTTGCAGGCTAGATGGCTTCATCACCAGCAATGCCTGGGGTGTGCGGCTGCGGCTGGAGAGCCGCTATGCCACCCTTTGGCCGGACATGACGCTGACCCCGGCCCTGACACTGGGGCAGGATGTACGCGGCTATTCCTACGATGGCCAGTTTTCCCAAGGCCGCTTCACCACCATGCTGAGCCTGGCGCTGAATGTGCGGCGTGACTACCAGCTGGATCTGAGCTATCTGAAAACTGGCGGTGGTGATTACAACCTGCTGCGCGATCGCAGTCTGGTGTCGCTGGGGCTGGGCATGCGTCTGTAG
- a CDS encoding tetratricopeptide repeat protein, with protein sequence MNQQLALNKINQAMQQLQQGQPSAARDGLSRVVKAFPDSPEVHFLLGLALVQLAQPKGALTHFNHAIALAPELAEAYVNRGILLKNQQQLPQALQDFDRAIALRPGMAEAYSNRGNVQVLLDQPELACADFAVAIRLDPHNVDALVNMAALLASAGQNMQAQPLLERAIAIKPQLVEAQVNLANVEYRLGQEQQALQLLEAVLQKQPADIRALCCKSNLLAGNGDIAAARTLLDKALAHAPSDALARYDRSLLMLLQGDYARGWQDYEARKLDKQLCQRAGVQRFPQPEWQGEDLNGKTLLLHQEQGLGDAIQMLRYLPQLQQAGARVLILLNPAVAGLASQLLPETQVFTRREALPKFDLHCPIMSLPLRMATTLDNIPAPQGYLAVDEAGRQQWADLLGQKERLRVGLAWSGSARHLNDRKRSLTLPTLSALLQLDAEWHSLQREYREAPVDVAAAGIIDHAAQLDTLQDTAGLISQLDLVISVDTSVAHLAGALGKPCWLLLPFNPDFRWGLGRDDSPWYASMRLFRQPAAGDWACVLDAVAAQVAMLAAQPGR encoded by the coding sequence ATGAACCAACAACTCGCGCTCAACAAGATCAACCAAGCCATGCAGCAGCTGCAGCAAGGCCAGCCATCCGCTGCCCGGGACGGCCTGAGCCGGGTGGTGAAAGCCTTCCCCGACAGCCCGGAAGTGCATTTCCTGCTGGGCCTGGCGCTGGTGCAACTGGCGCAACCCAAGGGTGCGCTCACGCATTTCAATCATGCCATTGCACTGGCCCCGGAGCTGGCCGAAGCCTATGTCAACCGTGGCATCCTGTTGAAAAACCAGCAGCAACTGCCACAGGCGCTGCAGGATTTCGACCGCGCCATCGCCCTGCGTCCCGGCATGGCCGAAGCTTATAGTAACCGTGGCAATGTACAGGTATTGCTGGACCAGCCTGAACTGGCCTGCGCGGACTTTGCCGTGGCGATCCGCCTTGACCCGCACAATGTCGATGCGCTGGTGAATATGGCGGCGCTGCTGGCCAGTGCAGGCCAAAACATGCAGGCACAACCCTTGCTGGAGCGTGCCATTGCCATCAAGCCGCAACTGGTCGAAGCCCAGGTCAATCTGGCCAATGTGGAATATCGTCTAGGTCAGGAACAGCAAGCCCTGCAACTGCTGGAGGCCGTGTTGCAAAAACAGCCGGCTGACATTCGTGCCTTGTGTTGCAAATCCAACCTGCTGGCCGGGAATGGCGATATTGCCGCCGCCCGTACACTGCTGGACAAGGCGCTGGCGCATGCGCCGTCTGATGCCCTCGCCCGCTACGACCGATCGCTGCTCATGCTGCTGCAAGGCGATTACGCCCGTGGCTGGCAGGACTACGAAGCACGCAAACTGGACAAGCAGCTGTGCCAGCGTGCTGGTGTGCAGCGTTTTCCTCAGCCGGAATGGCAAGGCGAGGATCTGAATGGCAAGACGCTATTGCTACATCAGGAACAAGGCCTGGGCGATGCCATCCAGATGCTGCGCTATCTGCCGCAGTTGCAGCAGGCCGGGGCGCGGGTACTGATTCTGCTCAATCCGGCAGTCGCCGGGCTGGCCAGCCAGCTATTACCGGAGACGCAGGTGTTTACCCGGCGTGAAGCGCTACCGAAGTTTGACCTGCATTGCCCCATCATGTCGCTGCCCCTGCGCATGGCCACCACGCTGGACAATATCCCGGCACCACAAGGCTATCTGGCGGTGGATGAGGCCGGCAGGCAGCAATGGGCGGACTTGCTGGGACAGAAAGAACGTCTGCGTGTCGGGCTGGCATGGTCCGGCTCGGCGCGGCATCTTAACGACCGCAAGCGCAGCCTGACGCTGCCGACGCTGTCCGCATTACTGCAACTGGATGCCGAGTGGCACAGCCTGCAGCGCGAATACCGCGAAGCGCCGGTGGACGTGGCTGCTGCCGGCATCATCGACCATGCCGCACAGCTGGATACCCTGCAGGATACGGCCGGATTGATCAGCCAGCTGGATCTGGTGATCAGCGTGGATACCTCGGTGGCGCACCTGGCTGGTGCGCTGGGCAAACCGTGCTGGCTGTTGCTGCCGTTCAACCCGGATTTCCGCTGGGGACTGGGCCGGGACGACAGCCCGTGGTATGCCAGCATGCGGCTGTTTCGCCAGCCCGCAGCGGGCGACTGGGCCTGCGTGCTGGACGCAGTGGCTGCACAAGTCGCGATGCTGGCTGCGCAGCCAGGCCGCTGA
- a CDS encoding FKBP-type peptidyl-prolyl cis-trans isomerase gives MDQQLKIEDLQLGDGKEVVRGALITTHYTGWLEDGSQFDSSHDKGRPFQCVIGTGRVIKGWDIGLMGMKVGGKRKLWVPAALAYGERQIGTRIPPHSNLLFEIEILEVLTRDD, from the coding sequence ATGGACCAGCAACTGAAAATCGAAGACCTGCAACTGGGTGATGGCAAGGAAGTGGTACGTGGCGCGCTGATCACCACCCACTACACCGGCTGGCTGGAAGATGGCAGCCAGTTTGACTCGTCCCACGACAAGGGCAGGCCCTTCCAGTGCGTGATTGGCACCGGACGGGTGATCAAGGGCTGGGATATCGGCCTGATGGGCATGAAAGTGGGCGGCAAGCGCAAGCTGTGGGTACCCGCTGCCCTGGCCTACGGCGAGCGGCAGATTGGTACGCGCATTCCGCCGCATTCCAACCTGCTGTTTGAAATCGAAATACTGGAAGTCCTTACCCGCGACGACTAG
- a CDS encoding NnrS family protein — protein MNTQPLPPPLLRAPHRIAFLFGMLLALLLFAAWFAELASRLGSHPIQPAVPAVMAHGFLMLYGIFPFFMTGFIFTAGPRWLGVPAPSRRRYLSVPALLASGLLLWLAGLGLGRAWLLTGQLLYSSGFLGLTLTFAQLILRSQQANRLHAWMVLSGFVLGFAGLLAALFWLYSGNATGWLLMRDLALWGFLLPVFLTVCHRMLPFFTVSAMPEIPAWKPDWLLWALLAGSWLHGLLSMLGVTTLPADLPFCLLLAYTSWRWQGWRTGQVKLLCMLHLSFAWLPVAFLLFSLAGVLPANALGLAPLHAVTTGFFISMVIAFVSRVSLGHAGQPLQAPTWLWRLYLAVHGMAVLRVATDCLPAGWAAGLYVLTAISCLLLLLCWSLRFVRLYLKARSDGQPG, from the coding sequence ATGAACACCCAGCCCCTCCCTCCCCCCCTGCTGCGCGCCCCGCACCGCATCGCCTTTCTGTTTGGCATGCTGCTGGCACTGTTGCTGTTTGCCGCCTGGTTTGCCGAACTGGCCTCGCGCCTGGGCAGCCACCCCATCCAGCCGGCAGTCCCCGCCGTAATGGCGCATGGTTTCCTGATGCTGTACGGCATTTTTCCCTTTTTCATGACCGGCTTCATCTTCACCGCCGGTCCACGCTGGCTGGGCGTGCCAGCACCTTCGCGCCGGCGCTACCTTAGCGTACCGGCCTTGCTGGCCAGCGGCCTGTTGCTGTGGCTGGCCGGCCTGGGCCTGGGCCGAGCCTGGCTACTGACCGGGCAACTGCTGTACAGCAGCGGTTTTCTCGGACTGACGCTGACCTTTGCCCAACTGATATTGCGCAGCCAGCAAGCCAACCGCCTGCATGCGTGGATGGTGCTGTCCGGCTTTGTGCTGGGTTTTGCCGGCCTGCTGGCCGCGTTGTTCTGGCTGTATAGCGGCAATGCTACCGGCTGGCTGCTGATGCGCGACCTGGCCTTGTGGGGTTTTCTGCTGCCGGTATTCCTGACCGTCTGCCACCGCATGCTGCCCTTCTTCACCGTGAGCGCCATGCCCGAGATTCCGGCCTGGAAGCCGGACTGGCTGCTGTGGGCGCTGCTGGCCGGCAGCTGGCTGCATGGCCTGCTGTCCATGCTGGGTGTCACCACCCTGCCGGCGGACCTGCCCTTCTGCCTGCTGCTGGCTTACACCAGTTGGCGCTGGCAGGGCTGGCGTACCGGTCAGGTAAAACTGCTGTGCATGCTGCACCTGTCCTTTGCCTGGTTGCCGGTGGCTTTCCTGCTGTTCAGCCTGGCCGGCGTGCTGCCCGCCAACGCACTGGGGCTGGCTCCACTGCATGCGGTCACGACCGGCTTTTTCATCAGCATGGTGATTGCCTTTGTGTCGCGGGTGTCGCTGGGTCACGCCGGGCAGCCGTTGCAAGCGCCGACCTGGCTGTGGCGTCTGTATCTGGCGGTGCATGGCATGGCCGTGCTGCGGGTGGCCACCGACTGCCTGCCGGCTGGCTGGGCCGCCGGCCTCTATGTACTGACGGCCATCAGCTGCCTGCTGTTACTGCTGTGCTGGAGCCTGCGCTTTGTCCGGCTCTACCTGAAAGCTCGCAGCGACGGTCAACCGGGCTAG